A DNA window from Pseudomonas sp. GD03919 contains the following coding sequences:
- the sdhA gene encoding succinate dehydrogenase flavoprotein subunit gives MASIRTLSYDAIIVGGGGAGMRAALQLAQGGHKTAVVTKVFPTRSHTVSAQGGITCAIASADPNDDWRWHMYDTVKGSDYIGDQDAIEYMCSVGPEAVFELEHMGLPFSRTEQGRIYQRPFGGQSKGPDNPTQAARTCAAADRTGHALLHTLYQANLKAGTSFLNEWYAVDLVKNQDGAIVGIIAICIETGETVYIRSKAVVLATGGAGRIYASTTNALINTGDGIGMALRAGVPVQDIEMWQFHPTGIAGAGVLVTEGCRGEGGYLINAHGERFMERYAPNAKDLAGRDVVARSMVKEVIAGNGCGPNKDHVLLKLDHLGEDVLHSRLPGICELSKTFAHVDPVVAPVPVIPTCHYMMGGVATNIHGQAITQDASGNDTIIEGLFAVGEVACVSVHGANRLGGNSLLDLVVFGRAAGLHLEKALKEGVEVRGASETDIEQSLARLAGVNERSTGEEVAPLKRELQQCMQNYFGVFRTGEYMQKGIQQLADLRERIAKVKISDKSQAFNTARIEALELQNLLEVAEATAVAAEARKESRGAHAREDFEERDDQNWLCHSLYFPGEKRVAKRAVNFAPKTVPAFEPKVRTY, from the coding sequence ATGGCTAGCATCCGTACTCTTTCCTATGACGCCATCATCGTAGGTGGCGGCGGCGCCGGCATGCGTGCTGCGCTGCAACTGGCTCAGGGTGGTCACAAGACTGCCGTGGTCACCAAGGTGTTTCCGACTCGTTCGCACACCGTTTCCGCTCAGGGTGGCATCACCTGCGCCATCGCTTCGGCCGACCCGAACGACGATTGGCGCTGGCACATGTACGATACCGTCAAGGGTTCCGACTATATCGGTGACCAGGACGCTATCGAATACATGTGTTCCGTCGGTCCGGAAGCCGTGTTCGAGCTCGAGCACATGGGTCTGCCGTTCTCCCGTACCGAGCAGGGGCGTATCTACCAGCGTCCGTTCGGCGGTCAGTCCAAGGGCCCGGACAATCCGACCCAGGCTGCTCGTACCTGCGCTGCTGCCGACCGTACCGGTCACGCGCTGCTGCACACCCTGTATCAGGCCAACCTGAAAGCCGGCACCTCGTTCCTCAACGAGTGGTACGCGGTTGATCTGGTGAAGAACCAGGACGGCGCCATCGTCGGCATCATCGCCATCTGCATCGAGACTGGCGAAACCGTTTACATCCGTTCCAAGGCCGTGGTTCTGGCCACTGGCGGTGCCGGTCGTATCTACGCCTCGACCACCAACGCTCTTATCAATACCGGTGACGGCATCGGTATGGCCCTGCGTGCCGGTGTGCCGGTGCAGGACATCGAGATGTGGCAGTTCCATCCGACCGGTATCGCCGGCGCTGGTGTGCTGGTCACCGAAGGTTGCCGTGGTGAGGGTGGTTACCTGATCAACGCCCATGGCGAGCGCTTCATGGAACGTTATGCGCCGAACGCCAAGGACCTGGCCGGCCGCGACGTGGTCGCTCGTTCCATGGTCAAGGAAGTGATCGCCGGCAACGGCTGTGGCCCGAACAAGGATCACGTACTGCTGAAGCTCGATCACCTCGGCGAAGACGTGCTGCACAGCCGTCTGCCGGGCATCTGCGAACTGTCCAAGACCTTCGCTCACGTCGACCCGGTGGTCGCGCCGGTTCCGGTGATCCCGACCTGCCACTACATGATGGGCGGCGTTGCCACCAACATTCACGGCCAGGCCATCACCCAGGACGCCAGCGGCAACGACACCATCATCGAAGGTCTGTTCGCTGTGGGTGAAGTCGCCTGCGTATCGGTGCACGGTGCCAACCGTCTGGGCGGCAACTCGCTGCTCGACCTGGTGGTGTTCGGTCGCGCCGCTGGTCTGCACCTGGAAAAAGCGCTGAAAGAAGGCGTGGAAGTCCGTGGTGCCAGCGAAACCGACATCGAGCAATCGCTGGCTCGCCTGGCAGGCGTCAACGAGCGCAGCACCGGTGAAGAAGTGGCTCCGCTCAAGCGCGAGCTGCAACAGTGCATGCAGAACTACTTCGGTGTATTCCGTACCGGCGAATACATGCAGAAGGGCATCCAACAACTGGCCGACCTGCGCGAGCGTATCGCCAAGGTGAAAATCTCCGACAAGAGCCAGGCGTTCAACACTGCGCGTATCGAAGCGCTGGAACTGCAAAACCTGCTCGAAGTTGCTGAGGCGACTGCGGTTGCTGCCGAGGCTCGTAAAGAGTCCCGTGGTGCCCACGCTCGCGAAGACTTCGAGGAGCGCGATGACCAAAACTGGCTGTGCCACTCCCTGTACTTCCCAGGCGAGAAGCGCGTTGCCAAGCGTGCGGTCAACTTCGCGCCGAAGACCGTTCCGGCATTTGAACCCAAGGTTCGGACTTATTAA
- the sdhD gene encoding succinate dehydrogenase, hydrophobic membrane anchor protein: MVTNVTNFSRSGLYDWMAQRVSAVVLAAYTLFLLGYVICNPGMGYAEWHGLFSHTAMRIFSLLALVALSVHAWVGMWTISTDYLTPMALGKWATGVRFLFQAVCGIAMFAMFVWGVQILWGF; encoded by the coding sequence ATGGTAACTAATGTCACGAATTTCTCGCGTTCGGGCCTCTATGACTGGATGGCGCAACGCGTTTCTGCGGTCGTTCTCGCGGCTTACACGCTGTTTCTGCTGGGCTATGTGATCTGCAATCCGGGCATGGGCTACGCCGAGTGGCATGGTCTGTTCTCGCATACCGCAATGCGCATTTTCAGCCTGCTGGCCCTGGTTGCACTGAGCGTGCACGCCTGGGTTGGCATGTGGACCATTTCCACCGACTACCTGACGCCGATGGCGCTGGGTAAGTGGGCGACTGGTGTGCGTTTCCTGTTCCAAGCCGTGTGTGGCATCGCCATGTTCGCGATGTTCGTCTGGGGCGTGCAGATTCTGTGGGGTTTCTGA
- the sdhC gene encoding succinate dehydrogenase, cytochrome b556 subunit: protein MNSQRPVNLDLRTIKLPVTAYASILHRISGVILFVGIAILLFGLDKSLTSEEGFVQVKECLTSPLAKFVIWGLLSALLYHLVAGVRHLIMDMGIGETLEGGKLGSKIVIAVAAVVIVLLGVWIW, encoded by the coding sequence GTGAATAGCCAACGACCTGTAAACCTAGACCTTAGGACTATCAAGCTCCCAGTCACCGCTTACGCCTCCATTCTCCACCGTATCTCCGGTGTCATCCTCTTCGTCGGTATCGCCATTCTGCTGTTCGGCCTCGACAAGTCGCTGACCTCCGAAGAGGGCTTCGTCCAGGTGAAAGAATGTCTGACCAGTCCGCTGGCCAAGTTCGTGATCTGGGGTCTTCTGTCCGCTTTGCTGTATCACCTGGTGGCCGGCGTGCGCCACTTGATCATGGACATGGGCATCGGCGAGACGCTGGAAGGCGGCAAGCTGGGCTCGAAAATCGTCATCGCCGTTGCGGCGGTCGTGATCGTGCTGCTGGGGGTATGGATATGGTAA
- the gltA gene encoding citrate synthase, translating to MADKKAQLIIEGNAPVELPVLTGTVGPEVIDVRSLTATGWFTFDPGFMSTASCESKITYIDGDKGILLHRGYPIEQLAEQSDYLETCYLLLNGELPSKEEKANFVSTIKNHTMVHEQLKTFFNGFRRDAHPMAIMCGVVGALSAFYHDSLDIKNPQHREVSAMRLVAKMPTIAAMTYKYSMGQPMMYPRNDLNYAENFLHMMFNTPCEIKPISPVLAKAMDKIFILHADHEQNASTSTVRLAGSSGANPFACIAAGIAALWGPAHGGANEAVLTMLDEIGSVDNIEKFVAKAKDKDDPFKLMGFGHRVYKNFDPRAKVMKQTCDEVLAELGINDPQLELAMKLEEIARNDPYFKERNLYPNVDFYSGIILKAIGIPTSMFTVIFALARTVGWISHWKEMLSGPYKIGRPRQLYTGYEQRDLPANRD from the coding sequence ATGGCTGACAAAAAAGCGCAGTTGATCATCGAGGGCAATGCCCCCGTCGAACTGCCCGTTCTGACCGGCACTGTTGGTCCCGAAGTAATCGATGTGCGGAGCCTGACCGCCACGGGTTGGTTCACATTTGATCCTGGTTTCATGTCGACCGCCTCTTGCGAGTCGAAGATCACCTACATCGACGGCGACAAAGGGATTTTGCTGCATCGCGGCTACCCCATCGAACAACTCGCCGAGCAATCCGACTACCTGGAAACCTGCTACCTGTTGCTCAATGGCGAACTGCCGAGCAAGGAAGAAAAGGCCAACTTCGTCAGCACCATCAAGAACCACACCATGGTTCATGAGCAGCTGAAGACCTTCTTCAACGGTTTCCGCCGTGACGCCCACCCGATGGCCATCATGTGTGGCGTGGTCGGTGCCCTGTCCGCCTTCTATCACGACTCGCTGGACATCAAGAATCCGCAACACCGCGAAGTATCGGCCATGCGCCTGGTGGCCAAGATGCCGACCATCGCCGCCATGACCTACAAGTACTCCATGGGTCAGCCCATGATGTACCCGCGCAACGACCTGAACTACGCAGAAAACTTCCTGCACATGATGTTCAACACCCCGTGCGAGATCAAACCGATCAGCCCGGTGCTGGCCAAGGCGATGGACAAGATCTTCATCCTCCATGCCGACCATGAGCAGAACGCCTCCACTTCCACTGTACGCCTGGCTGGCTCCTCGGGCGCCAACCCGTTCGCCTGTATCGCTGCCGGCATCGCCGCACTCTGGGGCCCGGCACACGGCGGCGCCAACGAAGCGGTACTGACCATGCTCGACGAGATCGGCAGCGTGGACAACATCGAAAAATTCGTGGCCAAGGCCAAGGACAAGGATGACCCGTTCAAGCTGATGGGCTTCGGTCACCGCGTCTACAAGAACTTCGATCCGCGCGCCAAGGTCATGAAGCAGACCTGCGACGAAGTCCTGGCCGAGTTGGGCATCAACGATCCGCAGCTGGAACTGGCGATGAAACTGGAAGAGATCGCGCGCAACGATCCTTACTTCAAGGAGCGCAACCTCTACCCGAACGTCGATTTCTACTCGGGTATCATCCTCAAGGCCATCGGCATTCCGACCTCGATGTTCACCGTGATCTTCGCCCTGGCACGTACCGTGGGCTGGATCTCGCACTGGAAGGAAATGCTTTCCGGCCCGTACAAGATCGGCCGCCCGCGCCAGCTGTACACCGGTTACGAGCAGCGCGACCTGCCTGCCAACCGCGACTGA
- a CDS encoding START domain-containing protein, producing the protein MMRYSVLTVLLCATAVQAGERQWRLEREEEGVRVYLADVPGSKYKAYRGVVTINGDLAAVKAAQEDVEGSCTWVFSCQQQRLLATRDDVSELYTRFAMPWPVKARDSVIQVTTRTDADGSVTRLLKALPDRLPEERDFVRVQRVDGQWQLKPLADGKVEVAYEAHTEPGGSVPSWLANSFVVDAPLQTLQGLRAKVEGR; encoded by the coding sequence ATGATGCGTTATTCCGTTCTGACTGTGTTGCTGTGTGCGACTGCAGTCCAGGCTGGCGAAAGGCAGTGGCGGCTGGAGCGTGAAGAGGAGGGCGTCCGCGTCTATCTGGCTGACGTTCCGGGCTCGAAATACAAGGCTTACCGCGGCGTGGTGACGATCAACGGCGATCTGGCCGCCGTGAAGGCTGCGCAGGAGGATGTCGAGGGTTCCTGCACCTGGGTCTTCAGTTGTCAGCAGCAGCGTCTGCTCGCAACCCGTGACGATGTCAGCGAGCTGTACACCCGCTTTGCCATGCCCTGGCCGGTGAAGGCGCGCGATTCAGTGATTCAGGTGACGACACGAACCGATGCTGATGGCAGTGTCACCCGGTTGCTCAAGGCACTGCCGGATCGCCTGCCGGAGGAAAGGGATTTCGTGCGTGTGCAGCGCGTCGATGGGCAGTGGCAACTGAAGCCGCTGGCTGACGGCAAGGTGGAAGTGGCGTACGAAGCGCATACTGAGCCTGGCGGCAGCGTGCCGTCGTGGCTGGCCAACAGCTTCGTCGTCGATGCGCCGCTGCAGACCCTGCAGGGTTTGCGGGCGAAGGTGGAAGGGCGTTGA
- a CDS encoding YkgJ family cysteine cluster protein, which translates to MECRAGCGACCIAPSISSPIPGMPHGKPAGVRCIHLSDDFLCAIFGRPERPAVCSGFKAEAEVCADDRESAIRLLGWLEQATA; encoded by the coding sequence GTGGAGTGTCGTGCCGGTTGCGGTGCCTGTTGCATCGCACCTTCGATCAGCTCGCCGATTCCAGGCATGCCCCATGGCAAGCCGGCTGGTGTGCGCTGCATTCATCTCAGTGACGATTTTCTTTGCGCCATCTTTGGGCGCCCGGAGCGTCCTGCGGTCTGCTCGGGTTTCAAGGCCGAGGCTGAGGTGTGTGCCGACGACCGTGAAAGTGCCATCCGTTTGCTGGGTTGGCTGGAGCAGGCCACTGCCTGA
- a CDS encoding NAD(P)-dependent oxidoreductase yields the protein MAKVAFIGLGVMGYPMAGHLARKGHQVTVYNRSPAKAEQWVAEYAGSSAPTPREAAAGAELVMCCVGNDDDLRSVVLGEQGAFAGMAPGAILVDHTTASADVARELAAVAVERGLGFLDAPVSGGQAGAVNGVLTVMVGGEQQAYAAAEPVIQCYARMLRLMGPAGSGQLTKMVNQICIAGLVQGLAEALNFAQCAGLDGHAVVDVISKGAAQSWQMENRYKSMLAGEFDFGFAVDWMRKDLSILLEEARRNGAQLPVTALVDQFYADVQGMGGGRWDTSSLVARLQRNR from the coding sequence ATGGCAAAGGTCGCATTTATCGGCTTGGGCGTTATGGGTTATCCGATGGCCGGGCACCTGGCCCGCAAGGGGCATCAGGTGACGGTCTATAACCGTTCGCCGGCCAAGGCCGAGCAATGGGTGGCGGAATATGCCGGCAGCAGCGCGCCGACTCCGCGTGAAGCAGCCGCGGGCGCCGAGCTGGTGATGTGCTGCGTGGGTAACGACGATGATCTGCGCAGCGTGGTTCTCGGCGAGCAGGGCGCCTTCGCCGGCATGGCGCCGGGCGCCATTCTGGTCGATCACACCACGGCCTCAGCCGATGTGGCGCGTGAACTGGCGGCCGTCGCGGTCGAGCGTGGCCTGGGCTTTCTCGACGCGCCGGTTTCCGGCGGCCAGGCCGGTGCAGTCAATGGCGTGTTGACCGTGATGGTCGGCGGCGAGCAGCAAGCCTACGCAGCGGCAGAACCGGTCATCCAGTGCTACGCACGCATGCTGCGCCTGATGGGGCCGGCCGGTAGCGGGCAACTGACCAAGATGGTCAACCAGATCTGCATCGCCGGTCTGGTGCAGGGGCTGGCCGAGGCACTCAACTTCGCCCAATGCGCCGGGCTCGACGGGCATGCCGTGGTCGATGTGATCAGCAAGGGCGCGGCGCAGTCCTGGCAGATGGAAAATCGCTATAAGTCCATGCTGGCTGGCGAGTTCGATTTCGGCTTTGCCGTGGACTGGATGCGCAAGGACTTGTCCATCCTGCTTGAGGAGGCGCGGCGCAATGGTGCGCAACTACCGGTGACGGCGCTGGTCGATCAGTTCTATGCCGATGTTCAGGGTATGGGCGGCGGGCGCTGGGATACCTCCAGCCTGGTGGCGCGTCTGCAGCGTAACCGCTGA
- a CDS encoding exonuclease domain-containing protein, with protein MGHWLVIDLEATTDEGGWPMEEMEIIEIGASLVGADGHERDHFQRIVKPQRRPYLTDFCRQLTHISQADIDSAAPMHQVWAQFERWLTQHAPRLAGWCSWGDYDRRQLEQDWRQHHLKSLLAEVPHLNLKQAFAKARQLQRPVGLHSALQLAGMQFHGQQHRALEDARNTARLLPLVLPLKD; from the coding sequence ATGGGACATTGGTTGGTCATCGACCTTGAAGCCACTACCGATGAAGGTGGCTGGCCGATGGAAGAAATGGAAATCATCGAAATCGGCGCCAGCCTGGTGGGTGCCGATGGCCATGAGCGCGATCACTTCCAACGCATCGTCAAACCTCAACGCCGCCCATACCTGACCGACTTCTGTCGTCAACTCACGCACATCAGTCAGGCTGATATCGACAGCGCCGCGCCGATGCATCAGGTCTGGGCTCAGTTCGAGCGCTGGCTGACGCAACATGCGCCACGCCTGGCAGGTTGGTGCAGTTGGGGCGATTACGACCGCCGGCAACTGGAGCAGGACTGGCGCCAGCATCACCTGAAAAGCTTGCTGGCCGAGGTGCCTCACCTGAATCTGAAGCAGGCTTTCGCCAAGGCCCGCCAGCTGCAGCGCCCGGTCGGTCTGCACAGCGCCCTGCAACTGGCCGGCATGCAGTTTCACGGACAGCAGCATCGGGCCCTGGAGGACGCGCGCAATACCGCACGCCTGCTGCCACTGGTGCTTCCACTCAAAGACTGA
- a CDS encoding pyrimidine/purine nucleoside phosphorylase produces the protein MFKVNEYFDGTVKSIGFTMAEGPATIGVMAPGEYEFGTSQLEVMHVVAGALTVKLPGSDSWNTYEAGSQFTVEANSKFQLKVAVDTAYLCEYR, from the coding sequence ATGTTCAAGGTCAACGAGTACTTCGACGGCACCGTCAAATCCATCGGCTTCACCATGGCCGAAGGTCCTGCCACCATCGGCGTGATGGCCCCGGGTGAATATGAGTTCGGCACCAGCCAGCTGGAAGTCATGCATGTCGTCGCCGGTGCCCTGACCGTCAAGCTGCCGGGCAGCGACAGCTGGAACACCTATGAGGCCGGCAGCCAGTTCACCGTCGAGGCCAACAGCAAGTTTCAGCTCAAGGTGGCCGTAGACACCGCCTACCTCTGCGAATATCGCTAA
- the rhtA gene encoding threonine/homoserine exporter RhtA, which yields MPRSALLVPIALLVVAMVSIQSGASLAKNLFPLVGAEGTTTLRLVLGAIILSLVMQPWRARLDLRKCQSLLAYGLALGGMNLLFYMSLQSIPLGIAVALEFTGPLALALFSSRRLVDFVWVVLAIVGLWMLLPTGATQNPIDPLGAALALGAGVCWALYIIFGQKAGAEHGRHTVALGTWVAALLVLPIGVWHAGSDLLSLDLLPIALGVAVLSSALPYSLEMVALTRLPARTFSVLMSMEPAVAAMCGLAFLGEKLLWGQWLAVGAIIIASAGAAATIRPKR from the coding sequence ATGCCACGCTCCGCCCTTCTCGTTCCCATCGCGCTGCTCGTGGTGGCCATGGTCTCGATCCAGAGTGGCGCGTCACTGGCCAAGAACCTGTTCCCCCTGGTGGGCGCGGAAGGCACCACCACCCTGCGTCTGGTGCTCGGGGCCATCATTCTGTCGCTGGTGATGCAGCCCTGGCGCGCCAGGCTGGACCTGCGCAAGTGCCAGTCATTGCTCGCCTACGGCCTGGCGCTGGGCGGCATGAACCTGCTGTTCTACATGTCCCTGCAGAGCATCCCGCTGGGCATCGCCGTGGCCCTGGAATTTACCGGCCCATTGGCACTGGCGCTGTTCTCCTCACGCCGCCTGGTCGATTTCGTATGGGTGGTTCTGGCCATCGTCGGCTTGTGGATGCTCCTGCCAACGGGCGCCACGCAGAACCCCATCGACCCGCTCGGCGCCGCCCTGGCCCTCGGTGCGGGCGTTTGCTGGGCGCTGTACATCATCTTCGGCCAGAAAGCCGGCGCCGAGCATGGCCGCCACACCGTCGCGCTAGGTACCTGGGTTGCGGCCTTGCTGGTGTTGCCCATCGGGGTCTGGCACGCCGGTAGCGACCTGCTCAGCCTTGACCTGCTGCCCATTGCCCTCGGCGTCGCGGTACTGTCATCTGCCCTGCCCTACAGCCTGGAAATGGTGGCACTGACGCGCCTGCCAGCGCGTACCTTCAGCGTACTAATGAGCATGGAGCCAGCCGTTGCCGCGATGTGCGGCCTGGCCTTTCTCGGCGAGAAGCTGCTCTGGGGCCAATGGCTGGCCGTCGGCGCGATCATCATCGCTTCAGCCGGAGCAGCCGCCACTATCAGACCCAAGCGCTAG
- a CDS encoding ABC transporter transmembrane domain-containing protein, which yields MISMLSSRQRGAIRLAWRFVAPYRGRVLGALLALMFTAAITLSMGQGIKLLVDQGLATQSPAALRQSLLLFFMLVLALAFGTYTRFYLVSWIGERVVADIRRRVFDHLIELHPGFYESNRSSEIQSRLTADTTLLQSVIGSSLSMALRNLIMLIGGSVLLVVTNPKLSGIVLLALPLVVAPILLFGRRVRALSRQSQDRVADVGSYVGEVLGQIKTVQAYNHQNEDKRRFGDSAEAAFDVARKRIAQRAGLITVVIVLVLGAVGVMLWVGGMDVIAGRISGGELAAFVFYSLIVGSSFGTLSEVIGELQRAAGAAERIGELLRAGNAIVAPEQPQHLPQPVQGRIELQAVRFAYPSRSDSYAIDGIDLQVAAGETLALVGPSGAGKSTLFDLLLRFFDPQGGRILIDGVPIDQLDPRELRASFALVSQNPALFFGSVEDNIRYGRLDASPAEVEAAARAAHAHEFIQRLPQGYQTHLGEAGLGLSGGQRQRLAIARALLADAPILLLDEATSALDAESEHLIQQALPSLIAGRTTLVIAHRLATVKQANRIAVIDHGRLAAIGSHAELIESNPLYARLAELQFGS from the coding sequence ATGATTTCGATGCTCTCTTCCCGTCAGCGCGGTGCCATACGCCTGGCCTGGCGCTTCGTCGCCCCTTATCGCGGCCGGGTACTGGGCGCGCTGCTGGCGCTGATGTTCACGGCAGCCATCACCCTGTCCATGGGCCAGGGCATCAAGCTGCTGGTGGATCAGGGGCTGGCCACGCAGTCGCCGGCCGCGCTGCGTCAATCGCTGCTGCTGTTCTTCATGCTGGTGCTGGCACTGGCCTTCGGCACCTACACGCGTTTTTACCTGGTGTCGTGGATCGGTGAGCGGGTGGTCGCGGATATCCGCCGCCGGGTCTTCGATCACCTGATCGAGCTGCATCCTGGCTTCTACGAAAGCAATCGCAGCTCGGAGATCCAGTCGCGACTGACCGCCGACACCACCTTGTTGCAGTCGGTGATTGGCTCGTCGCTGTCGATGGCGCTGCGCAATCTGATCATGCTGATCGGCGGCAGTGTGTTGCTGGTGGTCACCAACCCCAAACTCAGCGGCATCGTGCTGCTGGCCTTGCCGCTGGTGGTGGCGCCGATCCTGCTGTTCGGCCGTCGCGTACGTGCGCTGTCGCGGCAGAGCCAGGATCGTGTGGCGGATGTTGGTAGCTATGTGGGTGAAGTGCTGGGGCAGATCAAGACGGTGCAGGCCTACAACCATCAGAACGAGGACAAGCGTCGCTTTGGCGACTCCGCCGAGGCGGCATTCGATGTGGCGCGCAAGCGCATCGCTCAGCGTGCCGGGCTGATTACGGTGGTCATCGTGCTGGTGCTCGGCGCCGTCGGGGTGATGCTCTGGGTCGGTGGCATGGACGTGATCGCCGGGCGTATTTCCGGCGGTGAGCTGGCGGCTTTCGTGTTCTACAGCCTGATCGTCGGCTCGTCCTTCGGCACCCTGAGCGAGGTGATCGGCGAACTGCAGCGCGCGGCAGGCGCCGCCGAGCGTATCGGTGAGCTGTTGCGCGCCGGCAATGCCATCGTCGCACCCGAGCAGCCGCAGCATCTGCCGCAGCCGGTACAGGGGCGCATCGAACTGCAGGCGGTACGCTTCGCCTATCCATCACGCTCGGACAGCTACGCCATCGATGGCATCGATCTGCAGGTGGCAGCAGGCGAGACCCTGGCGCTGGTCGGACCGTCCGGGGCCGGCAAGTCGACCTTGTTCGACCTGCTGCTGCGTTTTTTCGATCCGCAGGGCGGACGCATCCTTATCGACGGTGTGCCGATCGATCAGCTCGACCCACGTGAGTTACGCGCCAGTTTCGCCCTGGTGTCGCAGAACCCGGCGCTGTTCTTCGGCTCGGTCGAAGACAACATCCGCTATGGCCGTCTGGATGCCAGCCCCGCCGAGGTGGAAGCGGCTGCACGGGCAGCGCACGCCCATGAGTTCATCCAGCGTCTGCCGCAAGGTTATCAGACCCATCTCGGTGAAGCCGGGCTGGGGCTGTCGGGCGGGCAGCGTCAGCGCCTGGCCATTGCCCGAGCGTTGCTCGCTGATGCGCCGATTCTGCTGCTCGATGAGGCCACCAGTGCGCTGGATGCCGAGAGCGAGCACCTTATCCAGCAGGCGCTGCCATCACTGATAGCCGGGCGCACCACGCTGGTGATTGCCCATCGTCTGGCTACGGTGAAGCAGGCCAATCGCATTGCGGTGATCGATCACGGCAGGCTGGCTGCTATCGGCAGTCACGCCGAGCTGATCGAAAGCAACCCGCTGTATGCGCGGTTGGCCGAGCTGCAATTCGGTAGCTAG
- a CDS encoding DUF1287 domain-containing protein has product MRGLILLLLWSLALAVQAIEAEKLVRDARQQIGVTLSYDPAYRQLSYPGGDVPMATGVCTDVVIRALRQQGLDLQEAVHRDMRGSFSVYPKNWGLNRPDSNIDHRRVPNLMTWFKRQGWSLPLSQAASAYRPGDIVTWDLGRGLTHIGIVSDHRAATGVPLILHNIGRGTQEEDILFSYRITGHYRPPAELAKTGS; this is encoded by the coding sequence ATGCGCGGGCTGATTCTGCTGTTGCTCTGGTCACTGGCGCTGGCCGTACAGGCCATCGAGGCTGAAAAGCTGGTGCGCGATGCACGCCAGCAGATCGGTGTGACGCTGAGCTATGACCCGGCCTACCGCCAGTTGAGCTATCCCGGTGGTGATGTGCCGATGGCCACCGGGGTCTGCACCGACGTGGTGATCCGAGCACTGCGCCAGCAGGGGTTGGACTTGCAGGAAGCGGTGCACCGCGACATGCGCGGCAGCTTCTCCGTCTATCCGAAGAACTGGGGGCTGAATCGCCCGGACAGCAATATCGACCACCGCCGTGTGCCCAACCTGATGACCTGGTTCAAGCGTCAGGGCTGGTCGCTGCCGCTTAGCCAGGCGGCTTCGGCGTATCGGCCGGGCGATATCGTCACCTGGGATCTGGGCCGTGGCCTCACGCATATCGGTATCGTCAGCGATCATCGGGCGGCAACGGGTGTGCCGCTGATCCTGCACAACATCGGCCGTGGTACGCAGGAGGAGGACATCCTCTTCAGCTATCGCATTACCGGCCATTATCGTCCGCCAGCAGAGCTGGCGAAGACGGGCTCATAA